One stretch of Gemmatimonas sp. DNA includes these proteins:
- a CDS encoding acetylornithine/succinylornithine family transaminase gives MTSTMPSLAATTAFTAKTAAEPSAPLSALPAILGTYKRQAPLFVRGDGVYLFDEHGKKYLDFVAGIAVTSLGHNDPGVMNAMQEAMATGLIHTSNLYRTAPGEALAQWFVDHSFASSVFFANSGAEANEGAFKFARRWGGTQGFPHKHHILAVRGAFHGRMPGTLAATDRPAYRLPFRPLMGGVTIVERDLDELALALHPEKAAAVIVEPIQGEGGVRVVDPEFLRGLRELTRERNVLLILDEIQCGLGRTGSFFAHEQIGVVPDMLTIAKPLANGLPIGAILVNDKVARAMQPGDHGTTFGGGPLLAHVAHHVVQRLSDPDMLQHVRETGAWFGEQLQGIADRTGQVRAIRGKGLMWGMDVHEPAAAIIGRAFEKGLLLVSAGEHTLRFLPPLVITKAELAEGLAILESVFQA, from the coding sequence ATGACTTCGACGATGCCCTCACTCGCTGCGACCACCGCGTTCACGGCCAAGACGGCCGCCGAACCGTCGGCGCCGCTTTCGGCACTGCCCGCGATTCTGGGTACGTACAAGCGACAGGCACCGCTCTTCGTCCGAGGAGACGGCGTCTACCTGTTCGATGAGCACGGCAAGAAGTACCTCGACTTCGTGGCCGGCATCGCCGTCACGTCGCTTGGGCACAACGATCCGGGCGTGATGAACGCGATGCAGGAAGCCATGGCCACGGGGCTCATCCACACGTCGAACCTGTATCGAACGGCGCCGGGTGAGGCGCTGGCGCAGTGGTTCGTGGATCATTCGTTTGCCAGCAGCGTGTTCTTTGCCAACTCGGGGGCTGAGGCCAACGAAGGCGCGTTCAAGTTCGCGCGTCGGTGGGGTGGCACGCAGGGCTTCCCGCACAAGCACCACATCCTCGCGGTGCGCGGGGCGTTCCATGGCCGGATGCCGGGCACGTTGGCGGCCACCGACCGTCCGGCCTATCGCCTGCCGTTCCGTCCCCTCATGGGTGGCGTGACGATCGTGGAGCGCGACCTGGACGAACTCGCCCTGGCGTTGCACCCGGAGAAAGCGGCGGCGGTGATCGTCGAGCCGATTCAGGGCGAAGGCGGTGTGCGCGTGGTCGATCCCGAGTTCCTGCGCGGACTGCGCGAGCTCACGCGCGAGCGCAACGTGCTGCTCATTCTCGATGAGATCCAGTGCGGACTGGGACGGACCGGTTCGTTCTTCGCGCATGAACAGATCGGCGTCGTGCCCGACATGCTCACCATCGCCAAGCCGCTGGCCAACGGCCTGCCGATCGGTGCGATTCTCGTGAACGACAAGGTCGCGCGCGCGATGCAGCCGGGCGATCACGGCACCACCTTCGGCGGCGGTCCGCTGCTGGCGCACGTGGCGCATCATGTGGTGCAGCGGTTGTCCGACCCGGACATGCTGCAGCATGTCCGGGAAACGGGTGCGTGGTTCGGTGAACAGCTGCAGGGGATCGCGGATCGCACCGGCCAGGTGCGGGCCATTCGCGGCAAGGGACTGATGTGGGGTATGGACGTGCATGAGCCGGCAGCGGCGATCATCGGCCGTGCTTTCGAGAAGGGACTGCTGTTGGTCAGTGCCGGCGAACACACGCTGCGCTTCCTGCCGCCGCTGGTGATCACCAAGGCCGAACTCGCCGAGGGACTCGCTATTCTCGAATCCGTGTTCCAGGCCTGA
- the argB gene encoding acetylglutamate kinase, with product MFIVKLGGRTQNDPALPAALAALWRATNGGVVVVHGGGDQISTLQRLRGEEPVFVGGRRVTTDTALELVRMVLSGLANKQMVSALVAAGAPAVGISGEDAALLRAVPIDVATFGHSGTPAVVDPKLVHALLAAGFLPVISPVAAREAESGGGAYNVNGDDAAAAIAAALDADELFLMADVPGVLDGDKALVRRLTLDEAQLLVTSGVAGGGMAAKLDACAQALAGGVHRVRIGDLAALTLPEAGTAIVARVDATDAVSSR from the coding sequence ATGTTCATCGTAAAACTCGGTGGTCGCACCCAGAACGATCCGGCACTGCCAGCAGCGTTGGCGGCCCTGTGGCGCGCCACCAATGGTGGCGTGGTCGTTGTGCATGGCGGTGGCGATCAGATCAGCACCTTGCAGCGTTTGCGTGGCGAGGAGCCGGTGTTCGTGGGCGGGCGTCGGGTCACGACGGACACGGCGCTGGAACTCGTGCGCATGGTGCTGTCGGGGTTAGCCAACAAGCAGATGGTGTCGGCGCTGGTGGCGGCGGGTGCGCCAGCGGTGGGCATTTCCGGTGAAGACGCGGCGCTGTTGCGCGCGGTGCCGATCGATGTGGCCACGTTCGGACATTCGGGCACGCCGGCGGTGGTGGATCCGAAGCTCGTGCACGCGCTGCTGGCGGCGGGCTTTCTGCCGGTGATCTCCCCGGTCGCAGCGCGGGAAGCGGAAAGCGGGGGCGGTGCGTACAACGTGAACGGAGACGACGCCGCCGCCGCAATCGCAGCGGCGCTCGACGCTGATGAACTGTTCTTGATGGCCGACGTGCCGGGTGTGCTCGACGGCGACAAGGCGCTGGTGCGGCGCCTCACGCTTGACGAGGCGCAGCTGTTGGTGACCAGTGGTGTAGCAGGAGGCGGCATGGCTGCCAAGCTCGATGCCTGCGCGCAGGCGCTGGCCGGTGGTGTACACCGAGTGCGGATCGGCGATCTCGCCGCACTCACTCTTCCCGAGGCGGGAACCGCGATCGTTGCGCGCGTGGACGCAACGGATGCCGTCTCTTCCAGGTAG
- a CDS encoding HesA/MoeB/ThiF family protein — protein MYDLSDPRYARQLVLRGFGPGAQEQLAMARVLIVGVGGLGSPAASYLAAAGVGTLSLVDTDVVDVTNLHRQLLYTTPDVGRRKLDVARERLRAINPQVVVHSHDTRLNAANAASLVAGHDVVIDATDNFPTRYAINDACLALGIPFVYGSVARFDGQVSVFAASGGPCYRCLFPVMPEPGTVPTCAEEGVLGVVPGIIGLHQATEAIKLLTAIGTPLVGQLLLVDLLAQDSQRIAVARRHDCAACGDARPPSPPSMSIQHLSPADVAALLTGDDAPTIIDVREQWEYDLVHLPVSTLIPLSTLASRANDLDPSRSYALLCHHGMRSEMAANWLMQHGFSRLINIDGGIDAWSMDVDSTLPRY, from the coding sequence GTGTACGATCTCTCCGATCCGCGCTACGCGCGGCAGTTGGTGCTGCGGGGATTCGGCCCCGGGGCGCAGGAGCAGCTGGCCATGGCGCGCGTGCTGATCGTCGGTGTCGGCGGACTTGGTTCGCCAGCGGCCAGTTATCTCGCCGCCGCCGGCGTGGGCACGCTCTCGCTGGTCGATACCGACGTGGTCGATGTGACGAACCTGCATCGACAGCTGCTGTATACCACGCCCGACGTGGGGCGGCGCAAGCTCGATGTGGCGCGCGAGCGACTGCGCGCGATCAACCCGCAGGTGGTCGTACATTCGCACGACACGCGACTGAACGCGGCGAATGCGGCGTCGCTGGTGGCCGGGCACGATGTGGTGATCGACGCGACGGACAATTTCCCCACGCGCTACGCGATCAACGACGCCTGTCTCGCGCTCGGTATTCCGTTTGTGTACGGCAGCGTGGCGCGATTCGATGGCCAGGTGAGCGTGTTTGCGGCGTCGGGTGGACCGTGCTATCGCTGTCTCTTTCCCGTGATGCCCGAACCGGGGACGGTGCCGACGTGCGCCGAAGAAGGGGTGTTGGGCGTCGTGCCCGGCATCATCGGCTTGCATCAAGCCACGGAAGCGATCAAGCTGCTGACCGCCATTGGCACACCGCTGGTGGGTCAGCTGTTGTTGGTGGACCTGTTGGCGCAGGACTCGCAGCGTATTGCCGTCGCCCGACGTCATGACTGCGCGGCCTGTGGCGACGCGCGACCTCCCTCTCCCCCGTCCATGTCGATTCAGCACCTCAGTCCCGCCGATGTCGCCGCCCTGCTCACCGGCGACGACGCGCCCACCATCATCGATGTGCGAGAACAGTGGGAGTACGATCTCGTGCATCTCCCGGTCAGCACGCTGATCCCGCTCAGCACGCTGGCGTCGCGCGCCAACGATCTGGACCCGTCGCGATCGTACGCGCTGCTCTGTCACCACGGGATGCGCAGCGAGATGGCAGCGAATTGGCTGATGCAGCACGGGTTCTCTCGCCTCATCAACATCGATGGCGGGATCGACGCGTGGAGCATGGACGTCGATTCCACGTTGCCGCGTTACTGA
- a CDS encoding alpha/beta fold hydrolase — protein sequence MMFWRAAARTRFEAAHARRFRVDAQGIVQGAAGFTLPASTDRGIPRRAVLLLHGFNDTAQSMAYLGGKLRARGWTVRAPLLPGHGRDLATMARESRAARWREAALTEYDVLRREYDTVTVVGQSMGGALALLLATERAEIPALVLLAPYVGMPRNLQWKVLGAWIARLALPYLRSVGGETSIHDPVARAASLGPGVVTARTLTELRRVAEDAESALSRVWAPTLYLQSREDNRIAAHDAEVHFATLGSADKRQEWLTGCGHIISADYCRDEVASLTADWLDAHVV from the coding sequence ATGATGTTCTGGCGCGCCGCCGCGCGCACGCGTTTCGAGGCCGCGCACGCGCGTCGCTTTCGCGTTGATGCGCAGGGCATCGTGCAGGGCGCGGCGGGCTTTACGTTGCCGGCGTCTACCGACCGCGGCATTCCGCGACGCGCGGTGTTGTTGCTGCACGGCTTCAACGACACCGCGCAATCCATGGCGTACCTGGGAGGCAAGTTGCGAGCGCGCGGCTGGACGGTGCGCGCGCCGCTCCTGCCGGGTCACGGTCGTGATCTCGCCACGATGGCTCGTGAGTCGCGCGCGGCGCGCTGGCGCGAAGCGGCGCTGACCGAGTACGATGTTCTCCGCCGCGAGTACGACACGGTAACGGTTGTCGGCCAGAGCATGGGTGGCGCCTTGGCGTTGTTGTTGGCCACCGAGCGTGCGGAGATCCCCGCCCTGGTGTTGCTGGCGCCGTACGTCGGCATGCCGCGCAACCTGCAATGGAAGGTGCTCGGTGCCTGGATCGCCCGATTGGCCTTGCCGTATCTGCGCAGTGTGGGCGGCGAAACGTCGATCCACGATCCAGTGGCGCGCGCGGCAAGCCTCGGTCCCGGCGTGGTCACGGCACGGACGCTCACCGAACTGCGTCGCGTGGCGGAAGACGCGGAATCGGCCTTGTCTCGCGTGTGGGCTCCCACGCTCTACCTGCAGTCGCGCGAAGATAACCGCATTGCCGCTCACGACGCCGAGGTCCATTTCGCCACGCTCGGCAGCGCCGACAAGCGACAGGAATGGCTCACAGGATGCGGGCATATCATCTCGGCCGACTATTGTCGCGACGAGGTGGCATCGCTCACGGCAGATTGGTTGGACGCGCACGTGGTGTGA
- a CDS encoding alkaline phosphatase family protein: MLVSSPILRASAIAASMLAVTSLSVTSLAAQAAPPTLVVQITVDQLRPDYLDKWSSQFTGGLGRLLKQGAFFTNASHDHATTETAPGHATLWSGRYPSHTGVVLNEIGVADPQSPLLLGRGGGASPYRFRGSALFDWMRTRDQFSRALSVSRKDRGAILPLGRAKQQVFWYSLDGRFTTSRYYADTLPAWVQQFNARNFLKPYLGAEWNTLLAASQYPEKDSVAIESQGKDFVFPHKLDTEVRAAGSNFTDFPWMDDMTVDMALAGVLALDLGKGPTTDVLAVSLSTTDAIGHKYGPDSRELHDQVLRVDRALGRLIDSLYTLRDSTRIVFALSADHGVSPFPETAFPGADPNRGRVNPQPLIDAARSALAARGVEGDALMLQAGIVSLDRRRLAAKKVNADSVVTALRGQLLKLPGMLRVDRVSALAATAAKGDVIARRWLHSIPTDFQAELTVTFKPGYYWYTTRYATHGTPHELDARIPILFMGPMVKPGRYTKTAYSVDIAPTLAQMLGISPTEKVDGRILTEALRRP, translated from the coding sequence ATGCTCGTCTCCAGCCCGATTCTCCGCGCATCCGCAATCGCCGCGTCGATGCTTGCCGTGACGTCGCTCTCCGTGACGTCACTTGCCGCCCAGGCCGCACCGCCCACGCTCGTCGTGCAGATCACCGTCGACCAGCTGCGCCCCGACTATCTCGACAAGTGGTCGTCGCAGTTCACCGGCGGACTTGGCCGTCTGCTGAAGCAGGGGGCGTTCTTCACGAATGCCTCGCACGATCATGCCACGACCGAGACCGCGCCGGGCCATGCAACGCTCTGGTCGGGACGGTATCCGTCGCATACCGGTGTGGTGCTGAACGAGATCGGCGTGGCCGACCCGCAGTCGCCGCTGCTGCTCGGACGTGGCGGTGGCGCGTCGCCGTATCGCTTCCGCGGCTCGGCGCTCTTCGACTGGATGCGCACGCGCGACCAGTTCAGCCGGGCGCTATCGGTGTCGCGAAAGGACCGCGGCGCGATTCTCCCGCTGGGGCGGGCCAAGCAGCAGGTGTTCTGGTATTCACTCGACGGTCGCTTCACCACCAGCCGCTACTACGCCGACACGCTACCGGCGTGGGTGCAGCAGTTCAATGCGCGCAACTTCCTGAAGCCGTACCTCGGGGCCGAGTGGAATACGCTGCTCGCCGCGTCGCAGTATCCGGAGAAGGACTCCGTAGCCATCGAGAGCCAAGGCAAGGACTTTGTCTTTCCGCATAAGCTCGACACCGAGGTGCGTGCCGCCGGGTCCAACTTCACGGACTTCCCGTGGATGGACGACATGACCGTCGACATGGCGCTGGCCGGCGTGTTGGCGCTCGACCTCGGCAAGGGGCCGACCACCGACGTGCTGGCCGTGTCGCTCTCGACCACCGATGCCATCGGCCACAAGTACGGTCCTGACTCGCGTGAGTTGCACGATCAGGTGCTGCGCGTGGATCGCGCGCTCGGCCGACTCATCGACTCGCTCTACACGCTGCGCGACTCCACCCGGATCGTCTTCGCGCTGAGTGCCGATCACGGCGTGTCGCCGTTTCCCGAGACGGCATTTCCCGGTGCCGATCCCAACCGCGGCCGGGTGAATCCGCAGCCTCTCATCGATGCCGCCCGCAGCGCGCTGGCCGCGCGTGGCGTGGAGGGCGATGCGCTCATGTTGCAGGCGGGGATCGTGTCACTCGATCGTCGTCGCCTGGCCGCCAAGAAGGTCAACGCCGACTCGGTCGTTACAGCGCTGCGCGGTCAGCTGCTCAAGCTGCCCGGCATGCTGCGAGTGGATCGCGTGTCCGCGCTGGCCGCTACGGCCGCCAAGGGCGACGTCATTGCACGCCGCTGGCTCCACTCGATTCCGACTGACTTTCAGGCCGAGCTCACGGTGACGTTCAAGCCGGGCTACTACTGGTACACCACGCGGTACGCCACGCACGGCACGCCACACGAGCTCGATGCGCGCATCCCGATCCTGTTCATGGGGCCGATGGTCAAGCCGGGCCGATACACGAAGACGGCGTATTCGGTCGACATCGCGCCGACGCTGGCGCAGATGCTCGGCATTTCGCCTACGGAGAAAGTGGACGGCCGCATACTCACCGAAGCCCTGCGCCGGCCGTAG
- a CDS encoding M20/M25/M40 family metallo-hydrolase, which translates to MSHFRFPPPLSRSVLTALAALSPAVVYAQTTSASSSSIVGFSPASALTQRRLEQAAIGGPLASRAKAHSAALSKEPHVAGSPAQERTRDYVIAQMKAMGLETEIRTYDVWLPHATSVKITRMGRDTAVLELAEPGIASDPATMLPQYLTVNGSSGAGVGEGELVFVNFGLIEDYASLDSMGVSVKGKVVLARYGRSFRGIKSREAEKRGAVALLIYTDPLDDGFVQGDVYPEGPMRPLKGLQRGSVFNGTGDPLTPGYASKPGAPRLKPEDTSLPRIPVVPISAFNAQLLLDGVRGTDVPRNWQGGMALRYHVGPGPTRVKVEVTTDAATKGTKQIHNTLGYLRGTEFPDQYVYIGAHRDSWGPGAADNISGTVSVLEAANALADMAKRGERPKRTIVFATWDAEEWGLIGSTEYVEEDSLRLKKGAVAYLNQDVSAQGSQFGGGGSPSLRATLRDVVKSVPEPKGKGSVYEAWRVVTGTRADTLEPPMGDPGGGSDFAGFYNHLGIPIAEWGFGGPAGTYHSQYDTFAWMERFGDPGFLYHAASGRIGAAMALRIANAEILPYDYVEFGKTMRKFVATIDRGLTQKQWKATTTAPLLASIATLERSATAFATRRDSVLERGIVRPQAGLVNESLLKVERAFARPSGLKSRPWYRSLIYASDVDNGYSTMTFPGVNESIRYGSETETQAEIADLAARFTAAAAAVDEARKALVTPVKR; encoded by the coding sequence GTGTCCCACTTTCGATTTCCACCACCGCTCTCGCGCTCGGTGCTGACGGCGCTGGCGGCGTTGAGTCCGGCCGTCGTTTACGCGCAAACGACGAGCGCCAGCAGCTCGTCGATCGTCGGCTTCTCGCCGGCGTCGGCGCTCACGCAGCGTCGCCTCGAGCAGGCAGCGATCGGCGGACCGCTCGCGTCGCGTGCCAAGGCACATTCGGCGGCCCTGTCGAAAGAGCCGCATGTGGCGGGGTCTCCCGCGCAGGAGCGTACACGGGACTACGTGATCGCACAGATGAAGGCGATGGGTCTCGAGACGGAGATCCGCACGTACGACGTGTGGCTGCCGCACGCCACGAGCGTGAAGATCACGCGGATGGGTCGTGACACGGCCGTGCTTGAATTGGCGGAGCCGGGCATCGCCAGCGATCCCGCCACGATGCTGCCGCAGTATCTCACGGTGAATGGGTCGAGCGGCGCCGGTGTCGGCGAAGGCGAACTGGTGTTCGTCAACTTCGGCCTGATCGAGGACTATGCGTCGCTCGATTCGATGGGTGTGTCGGTGAAGGGCAAGGTGGTGTTGGCGCGCTACGGCCGGAGCTTCCGCGGCATCAAGTCGCGCGAAGCCGAGAAGCGCGGCGCTGTGGCCTTGCTGATCTATACCGATCCGCTCGACGACGGCTTCGTGCAGGGCGATGTCTATCCCGAAGGGCCGATGCGACCGCTCAAGGGATTGCAGCGCGGCAGTGTGTTCAACGGTACCGGTGACCCGCTCACACCGGGATATGCCAGCAAGCCCGGCGCGCCGCGCCTCAAGCCGGAAGACACGTCGCTGCCGAGAATTCCGGTGGTGCCGATCAGCGCCTTCAACGCCCAGCTGTTGCTCGATGGTGTGCGGGGCACCGATGTGCCGCGCAACTGGCAGGGTGGCATGGCCCTGCGATATCACGTGGGCCCCGGTCCGACGCGCGTGAAAGTGGAGGTCACCACCGACGCGGCCACCAAGGGCACCAAGCAGATCCACAACACGCTGGGCTACCTGCGCGGCACGGAGTTCCCCGACCAATACGTCTACATCGGCGCCCATCGCGACTCGTGGGGGCCGGGCGCCGCCGACAACATCAGCGGCACGGTGTCGGTGCTGGAAGCGGCGAATGCGCTGGCCGACATGGCGAAGCGTGGCGAGCGTCCGAAGCGCACGATCGTGTTCGCGACGTGGGATGCGGAAGAGTGGGGGCTGATCGGCAGTACGGAATATGTGGAAGAGGATTCGCTCCGCCTGAAGAAGGGCGCGGTGGCGTATCTCAATCAGGATGTGTCGGCCCAGGGGTCGCAGTTCGGCGGCGGTGGATCACCGTCGCTGCGGGCCACGTTGCGCGACGTGGTGAAGAGCGTGCCTGAGCCGAAGGGAAAGGGCTCCGTGTACGAGGCCTGGCGCGTCGTGACGGGCACGCGAGCCGACACCCTCGAGCCGCCGATGGGTGATCCGGGTGGCGGCAGCGATTTCGCCGGCTTCTACAATCATCTGGGCATTCCGATTGCCGAGTGGGGCTTCGGTGGCCCGGCCGGAACTTATCACTCGCAGTACGACACGTTTGCGTGGATGGAACGCTTCGGCGACCCGGGTTTCCTGTACCATGCGGCGTCGGGCCGGATCGGGGCGGCGATGGCGCTGCGGATCGCCAATGCCGAAATTCTGCCGTACGACTATGTCGAGTTTGGGAAGACGATGCGGAAATTCGTAGCGACCATCGATCGCGGGCTGACACAAAAGCAGTGGAAGGCGACGACCACGGCGCCGCTGTTGGCGTCGATCGCCACGCTCGAGCGTTCGGCGACGGCGTTCGCGACCAGACGGGATTCGGTGCTCGAGCGCGGCATCGTGCGCCCGCAGGCTGGTCTCGTGAATGAGTCGCTGCTGAAGGTCGAGCGTGCCTTCGCGCGTCCGTCGGGACTGAAAAGCCGGCCGTGGTATCGCTCGTTGATTTACGCGTCGGACGTCGACAACGGGTATTCCACGATGACGTTTCCGGGTGTGAACGAATCGATTCGCTACGGCAGCGAAACCGAGACGCAAGCCGAGATTGCTGATCTGGCAGCGCGGTTTACGGCGGCCGCGGCGGCGGTAGACGAAGCGCGTAAGGCGCTCGTGACGCCCGTGAAGCGCTGA
- a CDS encoding FMN-binding negative transcriptional regulator, with protein MYIPRSFAESDRDALHGFIERHPLGALVTASSEHGFYATHLPLLLDPARGAFGVLQGHVARANPHHALAASGESALVIFSGPDAYVTPSWYPAKQEHGKVVPTWNYSAVHATGVLRFIDDRDFLMAHLDRLTDRHEASQSHPWAMHDAPLDFLEQLARAIVGVEIEITQLEGKFKLSQNRSEADVHGVITGLDASASAHDRAVADAMRERARSAPPFPPPR; from the coding sequence GTGTACATCCCCCGTTCATTCGCCGAGTCGGATCGCGACGCACTGCACGGGTTCATCGAGCGTCATCCGCTCGGCGCGCTGGTGACGGCGTCGAGCGAGCACGGCTTCTATGCCACGCATCTTCCCCTGCTGCTCGACCCGGCACGTGGCGCGTTCGGCGTGCTGCAAGGACACGTCGCACGGGCCAACCCGCACCATGCGCTGGCCGCGAGTGGCGAGTCGGCGCTCGTGATCTTCAGCGGCCCCGACGCCTACGTCACGCCGTCGTGGTACCCGGCGAAGCAGGAGCACGGGAAGGTCGTGCCGACTTGGAATTACAGCGCCGTGCACGCGACCGGGGTGCTGCGCTTCATCGACGATCGTGATTTTCTGATGGCGCATCTCGACCGGCTCACCGACCGGCATGAGGCGTCGCAGTCGCATCCGTGGGCGATGCACGACGCGCCGCTCGACTTTCTCGAGCAACTCGCCCGCGCCATCGTCGGCGTCGAGATCGAGATCACGCAGCTCGAAGGCAAGTTCAAGCTGAGTCAGAACCGTAGCGAGGCCGATGTGCACGGCGTGATTACGGGGCTCGATGCGTCGGCGTCGGCACACGATCGCGCGGTGGCGGACGCGATGCGCGAACGCGCGCGCTCTGCGCCTCCGTTTCCGCCGCCGCGATAA